From the genome of Lotus japonicus ecotype B-129 chromosome 6, LjGifu_v1.2, one region includes:
- the LOC130721949 gene encoding uncharacterized protein LOC130721949 isoform X1 → MAGINNISAYAHSPVHKAIILKDHAKLKEIVAVLPKLSSPYEIKTEAASIAEDEKASAISAVVNRRDVPNGDTPLHLAAKIGDPVAAEMLMDAGANSSLKNKEGWSALREAIINKQDKVAMVMIKYSWNDVNEKWHRRLPRYIATMRRMRDFYMEITFHFESSVIPFISRVAPSDTYKIWKRGGNMRADMTLAGFDGLKIKRSDQSLFFLGDGLDDEREIKLPGLLCQVSHKKKEVKVSHLYAEPTKPNDRQVKQRLERKCKEKTVRVGIDVSQAVLVPQMTWRRKEKKEIVGPWKSKVYEMQNVVLSVKSKRPPGAPPPTEAKLTQKEEIKKKEDEKIDDILTAEERKQFEAAWNSSEENDLHHKDNNVMKEKKVRSSRHNREKEHHHKGKSTTNAMSSASSSTSQKDENGESEYKRGMMPVLWLSPSFPLKIEELLPLLDIIAEKVKAVRRLRELLTTKLPKETFPVKVAIPVVSTVRVLVTFTKFEEMQQADQFESAPSSPTGGSQEDPEVEQSSSSSSSSSWFQWIKASSPQSSSSDAESSSKIDDRQDPFTIPSDYKWYSMDQKS, encoded by the exons ATGGCAGGCATTAATAATATCTCAGCATATGCTCATAGCCCTGTCCACAAGGCCATAATATTGAAGGATCATGCTAAACTTAAGGAGATAGTTGCAGTTCTCCCCAAACTTAGTAGTCCTTATGAGATCAAAACTGAGGCTGCCTCAATTGCTGAGGATGAGAAGGCGTCTGCAATTTCTGCTGTAGTAAATAGGAGGGATGTGCCAAATGGTGACACTCCTCTTCACTTAGCTGCAAAAATTGGCGATCCGGTAGCTGCGGAAATGCTCATGGATGCCGGGGCAAATAGTAGCTTGAAGAACAAGGAAGGATGGAGTGCTCTTAGAGAAGCTATCATTAACAAACAAGATAAAGTTGCAATGGTTATGATCAAGTATTCTTGGAATGATGTGAATGAGAAATGGCATAGGAGATTGCCGCGTTATATTGCAACCATGAGAAGGATGAGGGACTTCTACATGGAGATCACGTTCCATTTTGAGAGTTCTGTGATACCTTTCATCTCAAGGGTTGCACCTTCAGACACTTACAAGATTTGGAAAAGGGGTGGGAACATGAGGGCAGACATGACTCTGGCTGGTTTTGATGGTTTGAAAATCAAGAGGTCTGATCAGAGTCTTTTTTTCCTTGGAGATGGGTTAGATGATGAAAGGGAAATCAAACTCCCAGGATTATTGTGCCAGGTCTCACACAAGAAGAAGGAAGTGAAAGTTTCTCATTTATATGCTGAACCTACAAAACCAAATGATAGGCAAGTTAAGCAAAGGTTGGAGAGGAAGTGCAAGGAGAAAACAGTGAGGGTTGGGATTGATGTGAGTCAAGCAGTTCTTGTTCCCCAAATGAcatggaggaggaaggagaagaaagaaatagtGGGGCCATGGAAATCTAAGGTGTATGAAATGCAAAATGTGGTTCTGAGTGTGAAATCCAAAAGGCCTCCTGgagctcctcctccaactgaGGCTAAGTTAACTCAAAAAGAAGAAATCAAGAAGAAGGAAGATGAAAAGATTGATGACATTTTGACAgcagaagaaagaaagcaaTTTGAAGCAGCATGGAATTCATCAGAAGAAAATGATCTTCATCACAAAGATAATAATGtaatgaaagaaaagaaagtaaGGTCTAGTAGACATAATAGAGAAAAGGAGCACCACCACAAGGGGAAAAGCACCACCAATGCAATGAGTTCTGCTAGCAGCAGTACTAGCCAGAAGGATGAAAATGGTGAAAGTGAGTATAAGAGAGGGATGATGCCTGTTCTTTGGCTTTCTCCAAGCTTTCCACTGAAAATTGAAGAATTGTTACCGTTGCTTGACATTATTGCAGAAAAAGTTAAAGCGGTTCGTCGTTTAAGAGAACTCCTTACAACTAAACTTCCAAAGGAAACCTTTCCTGTCAAG GTTGCAATCCCTGTGGTCTCCACAGTTAGAGTATTGGTGACATTTACAAAGTTTGAAGAAATGCAGCAAGCAGATCAGTTTGAATCAGCCCCATCAAGTCCTACTGGTGGTTCCCAAGAGGATCCAGAAGTGGaacaatcctcctcctcctcatcatcatcatcatggttCCAGTGGATAAAGGCATCTTCCCCTCAATCCAGTTCCTCTGATGCTGAATCCAGTAGTAAAATAGATGATAGACAAGACCCTTTTACCATTCCCTCAGATTATAAATGGTATTCTATGGATCaaaaaagttga
- the LOC130721949 gene encoding uncharacterized protein LOC130721949 isoform X2, translated as MAGINNISAYAHSPVHKAIILKDHAKLKEIVAVLPKLSSPYEIKTEAASIAEDEKASAISAVVNRRDVPNGDTPLHLAAKIGDPVAAEMLMDAGANSSLKNKEGWSALREAIINKQDKVAMVMIKYSWNDVNEKWHRRLPRYIATMRRMRDFYMEITFHFESSVIPFISRVAPSDTYKIWKRGGNMRADMTLAGFDGLKIKRSDQSLFFLGDGLDDEREIKLPGLLCQVSHKKKEVKVSHLYAEPTKPNDRQVKQRLERKCKEKTVRVGIDVSQAVLVPQMTWRRKEKKEIVGPWKSKVYEMQNVVLSVKSKRPPGAPPPTEAKLTQKEEIKKKEDEKIDDILTAEERKQFEAAWNSSEENDLHHKDNNVMKEKKVRSSRHNREKEHHHKGKSTTNAMSSASSSTSQKDENGEKKVKAVRRLRELLTTKLPKETFPVKVAIPVVSTVRVLVTFTKFEEMQQADQFESAPSSPTGGSQEDPEVEQSSSSSSSSSWFQWIKASSPQSSSSDAESSSKIDDRQDPFTIPSDYKWYSMDQKS; from the exons ATGGCAGGCATTAATAATATCTCAGCATATGCTCATAGCCCTGTCCACAAGGCCATAATATTGAAGGATCATGCTAAACTTAAGGAGATAGTTGCAGTTCTCCCCAAACTTAGTAGTCCTTATGAGATCAAAACTGAGGCTGCCTCAATTGCTGAGGATGAGAAGGCGTCTGCAATTTCTGCTGTAGTAAATAGGAGGGATGTGCCAAATGGTGACACTCCTCTTCACTTAGCTGCAAAAATTGGCGATCCGGTAGCTGCGGAAATGCTCATGGATGCCGGGGCAAATAGTAGCTTGAAGAACAAGGAAGGATGGAGTGCTCTTAGAGAAGCTATCATTAACAAACAAGATAAAGTTGCAATGGTTATGATCAAGTATTCTTGGAATGATGTGAATGAGAAATGGCATAGGAGATTGCCGCGTTATATTGCAACCATGAGAAGGATGAGGGACTTCTACATGGAGATCACGTTCCATTTTGAGAGTTCTGTGATACCTTTCATCTCAAGGGTTGCACCTTCAGACACTTACAAGATTTGGAAAAGGGGTGGGAACATGAGGGCAGACATGACTCTGGCTGGTTTTGATGGTTTGAAAATCAAGAGGTCTGATCAGAGTCTTTTTTTCCTTGGAGATGGGTTAGATGATGAAAGGGAAATCAAACTCCCAGGATTATTGTGCCAGGTCTCACACAAGAAGAAGGAAGTGAAAGTTTCTCATTTATATGCTGAACCTACAAAACCAAATGATAGGCAAGTTAAGCAAAGGTTGGAGAGGAAGTGCAAGGAGAAAACAGTGAGGGTTGGGATTGATGTGAGTCAAGCAGTTCTTGTTCCCCAAATGAcatggaggaggaaggagaagaaagaaatagtGGGGCCATGGAAATCTAAGGTGTATGAAATGCAAAATGTGGTTCTGAGTGTGAAATCCAAAAGGCCTCCTGgagctcctcctccaactgaGGCTAAGTTAACTCAAAAAGAAGAAATCAAGAAGAAGGAAGATGAAAAGATTGATGACATTTTGACAgcagaagaaagaaagcaaTTTGAAGCAGCATGGAATTCATCAGAAGAAAATGATCTTCATCACAAAGATAATAATGtaatgaaagaaaagaaagtaaGGTCTAGTAGACATAATAGAGAAAAGGAGCACCACCACAAGGGGAAAAGCACCACCAATGCAATGAGTTCTGCTAGCAGCAGTACTAGCCAGAAGGATGAAAATGGTGAAA AAAAAGTTAAAGCGGTTCGTCGTTTAAGAGAACTCCTTACAACTAAACTTCCAAAGGAAACCTTTCCTGTCAAG GTTGCAATCCCTGTGGTCTCCACAGTTAGAGTATTGGTGACATTTACAAAGTTTGAAGAAATGCAGCAAGCAGATCAGTTTGAATCAGCCCCATCAAGTCCTACTGGTGGTTCCCAAGAGGATCCAGAAGTGGaacaatcctcctcctcctcatcatcatcatcatggttCCAGTGGATAAAGGCATCTTCCCCTCAATCCAGTTCCTCTGATGCTGAATCCAGTAGTAAAATAGATGATAGACAAGACCCTTTTACCATTCCCTCAGATTATAAATGGTATTCTATGGATCaaaaaagttga